The DNA window tctcctcttaggacagacagacagccatccTACAGAAATTTGTCACCATTATTTTTGGCACCATTATGTTTGGCACCATTCAATTTGGCACCATTAAGTTTGGCACCATTCAATTTGGTACCATTATGTTTGGCACCTTTCCATTTGGCACCATTAATTTTGGCACCATTATGTTTGGCACCATTCCATTTGGCACCATTATGTTTGGCACCTTTCCATTTGGCACCATCATGTTTGTCACCATTATGTTTGGCACCATTATGTTTGGCACCATTCAATTTGGCACCATTATGTTTGGCACCTGTCCATTTGGCACCTTTCCATTTCGCACCATTATATTTGGCACCATTATATTTGGCACCATTATGTTTGGCATCATTACGTTTGGCACCATTATGTTTGGCACCATTATTTTTGGCACCATTATGTTTGGCACCATTATGTTTGGCACCTTTCCATTTGGCACCATTATGTTTGGCACCATTATGTTTGGCACCTTTTCATTTGGCACCATTATGTTTGGCACCATTATGTTTGGCACCTTTCCATTTGGCACCATTCAATTTGGCACCATTATGTTTGGCACCATTCAATTTGGCACCATTATGTTTGGCACCATTATGTTTGGCACCTTTCCATTTGGCACCATTATGTTTGGCACCTTTCCATTTGGCACCATTATGTTTGGCACCATTATGTTTGGCACCTTTCCATTTGGCACCATTATGTTTGTCACCTTTCAATTTGGCACCATCATGTTTGGCACCATTATGTTTGGCACCATTATGTTTGGCACCTGTCCATTTCGCACCTTTCAATTTGGCACCATTAATTTTGGCACCATTATGTTTGGCACCATTCAATTTGTCACCTTTCAATTTGGCACCATTATGTTTGGCACCATTATGTTTGGCACCTGTCCATTTGGCACCTTTCCATTTGGCACCATTATGTTTGGCACCATTAATTTTGGCACCATTATGTTTGGCACCATTATGTTTGGCACCATTATGTTTGGCACCTTTCCATTTGGCACCATTATGTTTGGCACCATTATGTTTGGCACCATTATGTTTGGCACCATTCAATTTGGCACCATTATGTTTGGCACCATTCAATTTGTCACCATTAATTTTGGCACCATTATATTTGGCACCATTCAATTTGGCACCATTAATTTTGGCACCATTAATTTTGTCACCATTAATTTTGGCACCATTAATTTTGGCACCATTAATCACCTTTGTGTTTATCATTATCTCTGTCGATGGTGGAAAACTGCATTCCGCTGTGCCAGAGAAGACCATCACCGAGCGTGCTGTTAGTGTCGTACAGCACCGCCTGAAGCCTGTAcctgtaggagtagtagtagtagtagtagtagtagtagtagtagtagtagtagtagtagtagtagtagtagtagtagtagtagtagtagtagtagtagtagtagtagtagtagtagtagtagtagtagtagtagtagtagtagtagtagtagtagtagtagtagtagtagtagtagtagtagtagtagtagtagtagtagtagtagtggtagtagtagtagatctaacctaacctaacctagcctaacttcACACACTAGCCCTTTGTCCTAGTCTTCCAATGCCCACTTACCCCTCTCACTAGCCCTTGTCCCAGCCTTCCAATACCCACTCATCCCTCACACTAGGCCTTTGTCCCAGCCTTACAATGGCCACTCATCCCTCACATTAGCCCTTTGTCCTAACCTTCCAATACTCATTTACCCCCTTGACAGTCCTTGCAAGTCGACCAAAGCACCCTTTTTTGGACTAGCTAGATTGGTAGATGGACAGTGACTTCAAACTTACCCTTGCTTCTCACTGTCAACTTTGAATTTGTGCCACATTCCAAATCGTCTGCTGTTTTCGAAGTCCTCAGCGTCCACCCTCAGTATGTGTGGCTCCTTGGTCAGCCTGTGTAGGATTTCGTTACCtgtaggaaggagagggagaagcagaAAGGGAGGTTTTGTTGAAATGTTGTGGTTGTGATTCTACTGTCAATATTTGTATggctgtgttttctttcttccatatctccctccacaagttatcTCCGGTTACCTCCGCCTGCATAgagtttcttccatgtttcctccaccttctctccagttTTGAATATCCTACCACTCTGCTATCATGGTTAAAATAGttgttttctaagatagtctcacgtGACAACctgatatttttcctccatttttacctctgaatgtttgttttctttcctccatatttccctccacaagttaTCTCCGCTTACCTCCGCCTGCACAgagtttcctccatgtttcctccaccttctctccagttTTGGTTATCCTACCACTCTGCTATCATGGTTAAAATAGttgttttctaagatagtctcaaaTGAAAACctgatatttttcctccatttttacaTCTGAATGTTTGTTTTCTTNNNNNNNNNNNNNNNNNNNNNNNNNNNNNNNNNNNNNNNNNNNNNNNNNNNNNNNNNNNNNNNNNNNNNNNNNNNNNNNNNNNNNNNNNNNNNNNNNNNNNNNNNNNNNNNNNNNNNNNNNNNNNNNNNNNNNNNNNNNNNNNNNNNNNNNNNNNNNNNNNNNNNNNNNNNNNNNNNNNNNNNNNNNNNNNNNNNNNNNNNNNNNNNNNNNNNNNNNNNNNNNNNNNNNNNNNNNNNNNNNNNNNNNNNNNNNNNNNNNNNNNNNNNNNNNNNNNNNNNNNNNNNNNNNNNNNNNNNNNNNNNNNNNNNNNNNNNNNNNNNNNNNNNNNNNNNNNNNNNNNNNNNNNNNNNNNNNNNNNNNNNNNNNNNNNNNNNNNNNNNNNNNNNNNNNNNNNNNNNNNNNNNNNNNNNNNNNNNNNNNNNNNNNNNNNNNNNNNNNNNNNNNNNNNNNNNNNNNNNNNNNNNNNNNNNNNNNNNNNNNNNNNNNNNNNNNNNNNNNNcaccaccaccactgccaccaccaccaccaccaccaccaccaccaccaccaccaccaccaccaccaccaccactcaccaccaccaccaccacacaaccacaaccacaacaacaccactggcaaaccaccaccaccactgccaaaccaccacagcaccaaccacaccaccatcaccaccaccaccaccaccaccaccaccaccaccaccaccactgccactgccgcctgccaccacaacaccaccaccaaccaccaccaccaccaccaccaccaccaccaccaccaaaaccacaaccacaccaccaccaccaccaccgcaaccac is part of the Portunus trituberculatus isolate SZX2019 chromosome 2, ASM1759143v1, whole genome shotgun sequence genome and encodes:
- the LOC123507061 gene encoding techylectin-5B-like; this translates as MEEKYQNHNHNISTKPPFLLLPLLPTGNEILHRLTKEPHILRVDAEDFENSRRFGMWHKFKVDSEKQGYRLQAVLYDTNSTLGDGLLWHSGMQFSTIDRDNDKHKGSCAHEYKGGFWYNVCHNANPTGVLSNSDQFDSVGWVYWSPKRYKWASLRFLQLKLRPKSFGSASSDQPGPGDC